A genomic stretch from Schaalia odontolytica includes:
- the carB gene encoding carbamoyl-phosphate synthase large subunit encodes MPRRNDLSSVLVIGSGPIVIGQACEFDYSGTQACRVLKEEGLRVILVNSNPATIMTDPGIADATYVEPITPEVVASIIEKERPDALLPTLGGQTALNTAVALSEMGVLERFNVELIGASIDAIHAGEDREEFKEIVERSGAQVARSFIAHTMEECHAAAAELGYPLVVRPSFTMGGLGSGFAYTPEDLERIAGQGLSASITTEVLLEESILGWKEYELELMRDKADNVVVVCSIENVDPVGVHTGDSITVAPALTLTDREMQRLRDIGIAVIREVGVDTGGCNIQFAIHPETGRIIVIEMNPRVSRSSALASKATGFPIAKIAARLATGYTLDEIPNDITGSTPASFEPTLDYVVVKVPRFTFEKFPAADPTLTTSMKAVGEAMAIGRSYTEALQKALRSIDKGGVQFHWDGPTPTADETRALVEAAAVGTEGRLVQVQQAIRGGATLEELFESTKIDPWFLDQMFLLDEVATRIQQAEALTGDVLAEAKRHGFSDRQIAAMRGLSEDTVREVRGAFGIRPVFKTVDTCAAEFAARTPYHYSTYDQENEVRPREREAVIILGAGPNRIGQGIEFDYSCVHAAMSLREHYETIMVNCNPETVSTDYDISDRLYFEPLTLEDVLEIYRAECAVGPVKGMIVQLGGQTPLSLAADLERAGVPILGTSPRAIALAEDREEFGKVLEAAQCPAPAHDTANTPEQVIAVAEQVGYPVLVRPSFVLGGRGMAIINDEPALREYLASHDSELLFSRGPLLIDRFLDAAIEIDVDALYDGEELFMGAIMEHIEEAGIHSGDSSCVLPPMTLSARELERITASTEAIARGVGVRGLINIQFALLSDTLYVIEANPRASRTVPFASKATGVQLAKAAALIQVGESIASLREQDVLPARDARQITDGGSIAVKAAVLPFKRFRTDKGEIVDTVLGPEMRSTGEVMGIDRDFPTAFAKSQLGASTDMPTSGTVFISIADTDKRAIVLPAARMHEMGFKILATSGTASVLRRNGIEAEAVRKSSEGRGDGGEPTVVDLINEGAIDMVVNTPQRSAPRNDGYQIRAAAASQDRPAVTTLQAFNAMVQAIEVRMRGAYSVRSLQEWDADRSEETR; translated from the coding sequence ATGCCTCGTAGGAACGATCTGTCGTCCGTCCTCGTCATCGGATCGGGCCCCATCGTCATCGGGCAGGCGTGCGAGTTCGACTACTCGGGCACGCAGGCATGCCGCGTGTTGAAGGAGGAAGGCCTGCGCGTCATCCTCGTGAATTCCAATCCGGCCACGATCATGACCGACCCGGGTATCGCTGACGCCACCTACGTCGAGCCGATCACCCCGGAAGTCGTGGCCTCGATCATCGAGAAGGAGCGCCCCGATGCCCTTCTGCCCACGCTCGGCGGCCAGACGGCCCTGAATACTGCCGTCGCGCTGTCCGAAATGGGTGTTCTGGAGCGCTTCAACGTCGAGCTGATCGGCGCGTCGATCGACGCGATCCACGCGGGTGAGGACCGTGAGGAGTTCAAGGAGATCGTCGAGCGTTCCGGTGCCCAGGTCGCGCGCTCGTTCATCGCCCACACGATGGAGGAGTGCCACGCGGCAGCGGCCGAGCTGGGATACCCCCTCGTCGTTCGTCCCTCTTTCACGATGGGCGGCCTCGGCTCTGGTTTTGCTTACACCCCAGAGGATCTCGAGCGCATCGCCGGACAGGGCCTATCCGCATCCATCACGACCGAAGTCCTTCTTGAGGAGTCGATCCTCGGCTGGAAGGAGTACGAGCTCGAGCTCATGCGCGACAAGGCGGACAACGTCGTCGTGGTGTGTTCGATCGAGAACGTCGATCCGGTCGGCGTCCACACGGGCGACTCAATCACGGTCGCTCCGGCGCTGACCCTCACCGACCGCGAGATGCAGCGCCTGCGCGACATCGGCATCGCCGTCATCCGCGAGGTGGGCGTGGATACGGGTGGCTGTAATATTCAATTCGCGATCCACCCCGAAACCGGCCGCATCATCGTCATCGAAATGAACCCGCGCGTGTCGCGTTCCTCCGCCCTCGCTTCGAAGGCGACGGGCTTTCCCATCGCCAAGATCGCTGCGCGTCTGGCCACCGGCTACACCCTGGACGAGATTCCGAACGACATCACGGGCTCGACCCCCGCCTCGTTCGAGCCGACGCTTGACTACGTCGTGGTGAAGGTTCCGCGATTCACCTTCGAGAAGTTCCCTGCCGCCGACCCGACGCTCACCACCTCGATGAAAGCCGTCGGCGAAGCTATGGCAATCGGACGCTCCTACACGGAAGCCCTGCAAAAGGCGCTGCGTTCGATCGACAAGGGCGGTGTGCAGTTCCACTGGGACGGCCCTACCCCCACCGCCGATGAGACTCGAGCGCTCGTGGAGGCCGCAGCCGTCGGTACGGAGGGCCGTCTAGTCCAGGTCCAGCAGGCAATTCGCGGTGGAGCAACGCTCGAGGAACTATTCGAGTCGACCAAGATCGACCCCTGGTTCCTCGATCAGATGTTCCTCCTCGACGAGGTCGCCACGCGCATTCAACAGGCCGAGGCGCTCACGGGCGACGTGCTGGCCGAGGCTAAGCGCCACGGGTTCTCTGACCGACAGATCGCCGCCATGCGAGGCCTGTCCGAGGACACGGTGCGCGAGGTGCGCGGCGCCTTCGGTATCCGCCCCGTCTTCAAGACGGTGGACACCTGCGCGGCAGAGTTCGCGGCCCGCACTCCCTATCACTACTCGACGTACGACCAGGAGAACGAGGTACGTCCGCGCGAACGCGAGGCCGTCATCATCCTGGGTGCAGGTCCCAATCGCATCGGCCAGGGCATCGAGTTTGACTACTCGTGCGTACACGCGGCTATGTCACTGCGCGAGCACTACGAGACCATCATGGTTAACTGCAACCCGGAGACAGTGTCGACGGACTACGATATCTCCGATCGACTCTACTTCGAGCCCCTCACCCTTGAGGACGTCCTCGAGATCTATCGAGCCGAGTGCGCGGTCGGCCCCGTCAAGGGCATGATCGTCCAGCTCGGCGGTCAGACCCCGCTGTCGTTGGCTGCCGACCTCGAGCGCGCCGGCGTGCCGATCCTGGGCACCAGCCCGCGCGCCATCGCCCTGGCCGAGGATCGCGAGGAGTTCGGGAAGGTTCTCGAGGCCGCGCAGTGCCCGGCACCCGCACACGATACGGCCAACACGCCCGAGCAAGTCATCGCTGTCGCTGAGCAGGTCGGCTACCCAGTCCTTGTTCGTCCTTCCTTTGTCCTGGGTGGGCGCGGCATGGCGATCATCAACGACGAGCCGGCTCTGCGCGAGTACCTCGCGAGCCACGACTCCGAGCTGCTGTTCTCGCGTGGTCCGCTGCTCATCGACCGCTTCCTTGACGCGGCGATCGAGATCGATGTGGATGCCCTCTACGACGGCGAAGAGCTGTTCATGGGCGCGATCATGGAGCACATCGAAGAGGCGGGCATCCACTCGGGTGACTCCTCGTGCGTGCTGCCTCCCATGACGCTGTCTGCGCGTGAGCTCGAGCGCATTACGGCCTCGACCGAGGCTATCGCCCGCGGCGTCGGCGTGCGCGGCCTTATCAACATTCAGTTCGCGCTTCTGTCCGACACCCTCTATGTCATCGAGGCAAACCCGCGAGCGTCGCGTACCGTACCCTTCGCTTCGAAGGCAACCGGCGTGCAGCTTGCGAAGGCTGCCGCGCTCATCCAGGTAGGCGAATCGATCGCATCCCTGCGCGAGCAGGACGTGCTGCCCGCTCGCGACGCCCGCCAAATTACCGACGGGGGGTCCATCGCTGTCAAGGCCGCGGTGCTGCCGTTCAAACGCTTCCGTACGGACAAGGGCGAGATTGTCGACACTGTTCTCGGTCCTGAGATGCGCTCGACCGGCGAGGTTATGGGCATCGACCGTGACTTCCCGACGGCGTTCGCCAAGTCGCAGCTCGGGGCCTCGACCGACATGCCGACGTCGGGTACGGTTTTCATCTCCATCGCGGACACTGACAAGCGCGCCATCGTCCTGCCTGCCGCCCGTATGCACGAGATGGGATTCAAGATTCTTGCGACCTCCGGTACGGCGTCCGTGCTGCGTCGCAATGGCATCGAGGCCGAGGCCGTACGCAAGTCTTCCGAGGGACGTGGAGATGGGGGAGAGCCGACGGTCGTCGACCTCATTAACGAGGGTGCGATCGACATGGTCGTGAACACGCCTCAGCGTAGTGCCCCGCGTAACGATGGCTACCAGATTCGCGCGGCTGCCGCCTCGCAGGACCGCCCGGCTGTTACCACCCTTCAGGCTTTCAACGCGATGGTGCAGGCCATCGAGGTTCGTATGCGCGGAGCCTATTCCGTGCGTTCCCTCCAGGAATGGGACGCCGACAGATCGGAGGAGACCCGATGA
- the carA gene encoding glutamine-hydrolyzing carbamoyl-phosphate synthase small subunit codes for MTTSDIALLVLEDGTVFKGRAWGANGRTLGEIVFSTGMTGYQETLTDPSYHRQIVVMTAPHIGNTGVNDEDPESSRIWVAGFVVRDAARRASNWRSRRELEDELIAQGIVGIANVDTRAITRHIRERGAMRAGIFSGDALPVGAQYLGDEAVASLVRIVSESPAMSGQALAAEVSTDATYVVEPLGEFEGKEPIARVVALDLGIKSRTPYHLAARGVRVYVVPSSASFADIEALKPDGVFFSNGPGDPSTADREIGVLRAVLDAGIPYFGICFGHQLFGRALGYGTYKLDYGHRGINQPVKDVATGRVEITAHNHGFAVDAPVGQPSVAPFDSGRYGRVEVSHVGLNDGVVEGLRALDIPAFSVQYHPEAAAGPHDGELLFDRFISLMTHAKETH; via the coding sequence ATGACCACGTCCGACATCGCACTGCTCGTCCTGGAGGACGGCACAGTCTTCAAGGGCCGCGCATGGGGCGCGAACGGACGCACGCTCGGCGAGATCGTGTTCTCGACCGGCATGACCGGCTACCAGGAGACACTCACCGACCCGTCCTACCACCGCCAGATTGTCGTCATGACGGCACCGCACATCGGTAACACCGGCGTCAACGACGAGGATCCCGAGTCGTCGCGCATCTGGGTCGCTGGCTTCGTCGTGCGCGACGCCGCACGCCGCGCCTCCAACTGGCGCTCGCGGCGCGAGCTGGAGGATGAGCTGATCGCCCAGGGCATCGTCGGCATCGCGAACGTCGACACGCGCGCGATCACGCGCCACATCCGCGAACGCGGAGCCATGCGCGCCGGAATCTTTTCGGGCGACGCGCTGCCCGTGGGCGCGCAGTACCTGGGTGACGAGGCCGTGGCCTCCCTCGTGCGCATCGTCTCCGAGTCGCCCGCAATGAGCGGACAGGCGCTGGCCGCCGAGGTATCGACAGACGCGACCTACGTTGTTGAGCCTCTTGGCGAATTTGAGGGCAAGGAGCCCATCGCGCGCGTCGTCGCCCTCGACCTCGGCATTAAGTCGCGTACGCCCTACCACCTGGCGGCCCGAGGCGTGCGCGTCTACGTGGTGCCCTCGAGCGCATCCTTCGCCGATATCGAGGCACTCAAGCCGGACGGCGTGTTCTTCTCCAACGGCCCCGGTGACCCGTCGACTGCCGACCGAGAAATCGGCGTGCTGCGTGCCGTCCTGGACGCGGGCATCCCGTACTTCGGCATCTGCTTCGGTCACCAGCTTTTCGGCCGTGCGCTCGGCTACGGCACCTACAAGCTGGACTACGGTCACCGCGGTATCAACCAGCCCGTGAAGGACGTGGCGACGGGCCGCGTCGAGATCACCGCCCACAACCACGGCTTCGCCGTGGATGCCCCGGTGGGGCAGCCCTCGGTCGCTCCCTTCGACTCGGGTCGATACGGTCGCGTCGAGGTCTCGCACGTCGGGCTCAACGATGGTGTCGTTGAGGGCCTGCGTGCCCTGGACATTCCCGCGTTCTCCGTCCAGTACCACCCCGAGGCAGCCGCGGGCCCGCACGACGGCGAGCTGCTCTTCGATCGCTTTATTTCCCTGATGACACACGCTAAGGAGACCCACTGA
- a CDS encoding dihydroorotase has product MTKQTRDILITGASLLGGEPSEIALSRGTIVAIGADARNAVRDPRVIEAEGLIALPGLVDIHTHLRQPGGEDAETVFTGTRAAAVGGYTAVHAMANTTPTQDTAAIVDQVLRLGEEADWVEVRPVGAVTKGLEGKQLASLGSMARSRSKVRVFSDDGKCVSDPVLMRRALEYVKGFGGVIAQHSQDPALTEGAQMNESTLSGELGLAGWPAVAEEAIIARDILLAKHVGSRLHVCHLSTAGSVDLVRWGKAQGVDITAEATPHHLLLTEQLAATYDPLYKVNPPLRRAEDVEAVREGLADGTIDCIGTDHAPHPLEMKDCEWQAGAFGMTGLETALPIIIETMVNTGRMDWADVARVMSTVPAQIGRVDSQGQGLVVGAPAHVTLVDATVRVTVDPAKQWTRSTNCPFRGMELPGQVRYTIYGGVPTVVDATPVAKEDR; this is encoded by the coding sequence ATGACTAAACAGACCCGCGACATTCTCATCACCGGTGCCTCGCTGCTCGGCGGGGAGCCCTCCGAGATCGCGCTGTCCCGGGGCACGATCGTGGCGATTGGCGCCGATGCTCGCAACGCTGTGCGAGACCCGCGTGTGATCGAGGCTGAGGGGCTCATTGCTCTGCCCGGCCTCGTCGATATCCACACGCACCTGCGCCAGCCCGGCGGAGAGGACGCCGAGACGGTCTTTACCGGTACTCGTGCTGCCGCAGTCGGCGGCTACACGGCCGTTCACGCCATGGCCAACACGACACCGACACAAGACACGGCCGCCATCGTTGACCAGGTGCTGCGCCTGGGCGAGGAAGCCGACTGGGTCGAGGTGCGTCCCGTCGGCGCTGTCACCAAGGGACTGGAAGGCAAGCAGCTTGCTTCCCTTGGCTCGATGGCACGCTCACGCTCGAAGGTCCGCGTTTTCTCCGACGACGGCAAGTGCGTGTCCGATCCCGTCCTCATGCGCCGCGCCCTCGAATACGTCAAGGGTTTCGGCGGCGTGATCGCCCAGCACAGCCAGGATCCCGCTCTGACCGAGGGCGCCCAGATGAACGAGTCAACTCTCTCCGGTGAGCTTGGCCTGGCCGGTTGGCCAGCCGTCGCCGAAGAGGCGATTATCGCTCGCGATATCCTGCTCGCCAAGCATGTCGGCTCGCGCCTGCACGTGTGTCACCTGTCGACAGCGGGTTCGGTTGACCTCGTGCGCTGGGGTAAGGCACAGGGCGTGGATATCACGGCCGAGGCTACGCCTCACCACCTGCTCCTCACCGAGCAGCTCGCAGCTACCTACGACCCGCTCTACAAGGTGAACCCGCCGCTGCGCCGGGCCGAGGACGTCGAGGCCGTGCGCGAAGGCCTGGCCGACGGCACGATCGATTGCATCGGCACGGACCACGCTCCGCATCCGCTCGAGATGAAGGACTGCGAGTGGCAGGCCGGCGCGTTCGGCATGACCGGCCTGGAGACAGCGCTGCCGATCATCATCGAGACGATGGTGAACACGGGCCGCATGGACTGGGCGGATGTCGCCCGCGTCATGTCGACCGTCCCCGCACAGATCGGCCGCGTGGACTCGCAGGGCCAGGGCCTCGTCGTCGGTGCCCCCGCACACGTCACTCTCGTGGACGCCACCGTGCGCGTCACGGTCGACCCTGCCAAGCAGTGGACTCGCTCCACGAACTGCCCCTTCCGCGGCATGGAGCTGCCCGGACAGGTGCGCTACACGATCTATGGCGGCGTCCCCACGGTCGTCGACGCCACCCCGGTTGCCAAGGAGGACCGATGA
- a CDS encoding aspartate carbamoyltransferase catalytic subunit — MSLSHLISIRDLTREEAILILDTAEQMAATQRHGVKKLPTLQGKTVVNLFFEDSTRTRISFETAAKRLSADVINFQSRGSSVSKGESLKDTALTLEAMGADAVVVRHSSSGAAHRLAHAGWMNLPVLNAGDGTHQHPTQALLDAMTLRRHYAPSRAEDGNPAPGSGLDGAHVVIVGDVLHSRVARSNVDLLTLLGARVTLVAPPTLLPIGVDTWNCETSYNFDEALGNGPDAVMMLRVQRERMSSAGGGFFPSPGAYHAEYGLTPARFSTLPPSAVVMHPGPMNRGLEICAEAADSDQSVIVEQVSNGVCIRMAALYLLLASEGHSND, encoded by the coding sequence ATGAGCCTGAGCCATCTCATTTCGATCCGCGACTTGACGCGCGAGGAGGCGATTCTGATCCTCGACACGGCGGAGCAGATGGCCGCCACTCAGCGCCACGGCGTGAAGAAGCTTCCGACCCTTCAGGGAAAGACCGTCGTCAACCTCTTCTTCGAGGACTCGACGCGTACCCGCATCTCCTTTGAGACAGCCGCAAAGCGCCTGAGCGCCGACGTCATCAACTTCCAGTCGCGCGGTTCCTCTGTGTCCAAGGGCGAGTCCCTCAAGGACACCGCGCTCACCCTGGAGGCGATGGGCGCAGACGCGGTCGTCGTTCGACACTCGTCTTCGGGTGCGGCACACCGGCTTGCACACGCCGGCTGGATGAATCTGCCGGTGCTCAACGCGGGCGACGGCACTCACCAGCATCCGACACAGGCCCTCCTTGACGCCATGACCCTGCGGCGCCATTACGCACCTTCACGCGCCGAAGATGGAAATCCCGCCCCGGGCTCCGGCCTTGACGGGGCGCACGTCGTTATCGTCGGAGATGTCCTGCACTCGCGCGTGGCACGCTCCAACGTGGATCTTCTGACCCTCCTGGGAGCCCGAGTCACTCTCGTCGCACCCCCAACGCTCCTGCCGATCGGCGTGGACACCTGGAACTGCGAGACCTCCTACAACTTCGATGAGGCTCTGGGAAACGGACCCGACGCGGTGATGATGCTGCGCGTCCAGCGCGAGCGCATGTCAAGCGCCGGCGGTGGCTTCTTCCCGTCACCCGGTGCATACCACGCAGAATACGGCCTGACGCCGGCTCGTTTTTCCACGCTGCCCCCCAGCGCCGTCGTCATGCATCCCGGCCCGATGAACCGAGGCCTCGAAATCTGCGCTGAGGCAGCTGACTCAGACCAGTCTGTCATCGTTGAACAGGTCTCCAACGGCGTATGCATCCGCATGGCAGCCCTCTACCTGCTCCTCGCATCGGAAGGACACAGCAATGACTAA
- the pyrR gene encoding bifunctional pyr operon transcriptional regulator/uracil phosphoribosyltransferase PyrR, whose product MAEVHADRALRGKEVLGVGDVARSLTRIAYEIIERNGGSENLVIAGIPTRGATLARRLVNRIKEVCGTYAELAIIDTTMYRDDLASQPLRAPKETLVPRTGINGKTIVLVDDVLYTGRTIKAALDALTRIGRPAAVQLAVLVDRGHRELPIRPDYVGKNLPTSRDETVTILLDETDGRDGVLLGKGL is encoded by the coding sequence GTGGCCGAAGTGCACGCAGATCGCGCATTGCGCGGCAAAGAAGTATTGGGAGTTGGCGACGTCGCACGCTCTCTGACACGCATCGCCTACGAGATCATCGAACGTAACGGCGGCAGCGAGAACCTCGTTATCGCGGGCATTCCCACGCGCGGCGCTACCCTCGCTCGTCGGCTCGTTAACAGGATCAAAGAGGTCTGCGGTACCTACGCCGAACTGGCAATCATCGACACCACGATGTATCGCGACGACCTGGCCTCTCAGCCCCTGAGGGCACCGAAAGAAACACTGGTTCCTCGGACCGGAATCAACGGTAAGACTATCGTCCTCGTCGATGACGTCCTGTACACCGGTCGCACCATCAAGGCTGCGCTCGATGCTCTTACTCGTATCGGCCGCCCCGCGGCTGTTCAGCTCGCCGTCCTCGTCGACCGAGGCCATCGTGAGCTTCCTATTCGCCCGGATTACGTCGGTAAGAACCTACCGACTTCCCGCGATGAAACCGTCACTATCCTGCTCGATGAAACAGACGGGCGCGACGGCGTCCTTCTCGGGAAAGGCCTGTAA